The Desulfobotulus mexicanus genome has a segment encoding these proteins:
- a CDS encoding DUF3141 domain-containing protein — METFIKASLFKESANPGEITDYMVDTIQRQILFWDTLRKRGNIYLEHLEKGQPPVLVFDYEMIMDGRTFERPVNFSLVRILDSREKPSENLPEGVERRQDPDVKVKNKRPKRPILIIDPRAGHGPGIGGSKQDSEIGMALQNGHPVYFMLFYTDPFRGQTLVDVQRAQVLFLEEVHKRHPDSEKPAIIGNCQAGWAAALVAADRPDISGPLVLNGSPLSYWSGVEGANPMRYRGGLLGGVWVNSLLSDLGNGFFDGANLVANFEGLNPANTYWTKLYNVYDQVDTEEERFLDFEKWWGGFFMMTREEIHFIVENLFVGNRLERGRLWLQEGQELDLKKLEDPIVIFTSNGDNITPPQQALNWIPRVYETTEDLKRHKQVIIYIVHKDIGHLGIFVSGAIAKKEHNQIIGSVDMIPYLAPGLYEMVIEEEPSKPWMNDYKVRFEERSVEQILAYDDGIEDEEAFVPVSTLSQANDYLYKVFLSPIVQKCSNRYTAELAKQMHPLRVQRYVFSDLNPMMLPFKTMGRIVAKKRSPVDRENNYFARIEKYTSSLIEDSLNRYRDARDRKDEFLFKLTYDNPAMKLFFGPAIEGLVHGKKPEDEMQAKALRRESDRELWISKTGDGGFEEGLIRIMVAMVSADAIYDKSEMITAQQIIRKHPKLGIIKPDKFRKMVIEQSRILQVDREEALNTLPKLIHLKKDREEALQIAEQIAHADENFPEPEQQLLERLRNAMNIG; from the coding sequence ATGGAAACATTTATAAAAGCATCTCTGTTTAAAGAGTCTGCCAATCCAGGAGAGATCACTGACTATATGGTTGACACTATCCAGAGGCAGATTCTTTTCTGGGATACTTTGCGCAAGCGTGGGAATATTTATCTGGAGCACCTTGAAAAAGGGCAACCTCCTGTCCTTGTCTTTGATTATGAAATGATAATGGATGGTCGTACCTTTGAAAGACCTGTTAATTTTTCTCTGGTTCGTATTCTGGACAGCCGTGAAAAGCCTTCAGAAAATCTGCCTGAAGGTGTAGAGCGCAGGCAGGATCCTGATGTGAAGGTAAAAAATAAGAGACCTAAAAGACCGATTCTTATAATTGACCCCCGTGCAGGGCATGGTCCTGGCATTGGTGGTTCAAAGCAGGACTCTGAGATTGGCATGGCCCTTCAAAATGGACATCCTGTGTATTTCATGCTGTTTTATACGGATCCTTTCAGGGGGCAGACCCTCGTAGATGTACAGCGTGCCCAGGTTCTTTTTCTGGAAGAGGTGCACAAAAGGCATCCTGATTCGGAAAAACCTGCCATCATAGGCAATTGTCAGGCAGGTTGGGCAGCAGCCCTGGTGGCTGCTGACAGGCCTGATATTTCAGGGCCCCTTGTGCTGAACGGGTCTCCTCTGTCCTACTGGTCAGGAGTGGAGGGGGCCAACCCCATGCGCTATCGCGGAGGTCTGCTGGGTGGTGTATGGGTCAATTCCCTTTTAAGTGATCTTGGCAATGGTTTTTTTGACGGAGCCAATCTTGTTGCTAATTTTGAGGGTCTGAACCCTGCTAATACCTACTGGACCAAGCTGTACAATGTTTATGACCAGGTGGATACGGAAGAAGAGCGCTTTCTCGATTTTGAAAAGTGGTGGGGTGGTTTTTTCATGATGACCCGTGAGGAAATTCACTTTATTGTCGAAAATCTTTTTGTGGGAAACCGACTGGAGCGGGGGCGGCTCTGGTTGCAGGAAGGGCAAGAGCTTGATCTGAAAAAGCTGGAAGATCCCATTGTTATTTTTACTTCCAACGGGGATAATATCACGCCGCCCCAACAGGCTCTGAACTGGATTCCAAGGGTTTATGAAACAACGGAAGATCTTAAGCGCCATAAACAGGTGATAATTTATATTGTTCATAAAGATATAGGTCATCTTGGTATTTTTGTATCGGGCGCTATTGCCAAAAAGGAACACAATCAGATCATTGGCTCTGTTGATATGATTCCTTACCTTGCACCGGGGCTTTATGAGATGGTGATTGAAGAAGAGCCCTCAAAGCCTTGGATGAATGATTATAAAGTCCGTTTTGAAGAACGGAGTGTGGAGCAGATTCTTGCATATGATGACGGCATTGAAGATGAAGAGGCCTTTGTTCCGGTTTCCACATTATCCCAGGCTAACGATTACCTTTATAAAGTTTTTTTAAGTCCCATTGTACAGAAATGCAGTAACCGTTATACAGCGGAGCTTGCCAAGCAAATGCATCCTCTTAGGGTGCAGCGTTATGTTTTTTCTGATCTGAATCCCATGATGCTTCCCTTTAAAACAATGGGACGTATTGTTGCAAAAAAACGCAGTCCCGTAGACAGAGAAAATAATTACTTTGCACGTATTGAAAAATATACATCCAGCCTGATTGAGGACAGCCTGAACCGCTACAGGGACGCAAGGGATAGAAAAGATGAGTTTCTTTTTAAGCTTACCTATGACAATCCTGCCATGAAGCTTTTTTTTGGTCCTGCCATTGAAGGACTTGTTCATGGGAAAAAGCCTGAAGATGAAATGCAGGCTAAGGCTTTGCGGAGGGAAAGTGACCGTGAACTATGGATTTCTAAAACCGGGGATGGTGGTTTTGAAGAGGGTCTTATTCGTATTATGGTTGCCATGGTCAGTGCGGATGCCATTTATGATAAAAGTGAGATGATAACGGCCCAGCAGATCATAAGAAAACATCCTAAGCTAGGCATAATAAAGCCGGATAAATTCAGAAAAATGGTAATAGAGCAGTCC